One window from the genome of Leptospira levettii encodes:
- a CDS encoding DinB family protein — MEQGIALLSSLSDRMYLQKQNNSESSVGEHIRHVIEHYQMFLEGIQMGHIDYDKRKRDPSLEENRLHAINRLHELFTFFETKYLPLGQILVSQNYNPDFPTPIVTSTIERELLFLVSHTVHHYAIIALVLKDEVGVIPPYFGYSPATLYAKLQSK, encoded by the coding sequence TTGGAACAAGGAATCGCCTTACTCTCTTCCCTTTCTGATCGAATGTATCTTCAAAAACAAAATAATTCTGAATCGAGTGTTGGTGAACATATTCGCCACGTAATTGAACATTACCAAATGTTTCTTGAGGGGATTCAGATGGGTCACATTGATTATGATAAGAGAAAACGTGACCCTTCGCTGGAAGAGAACCGACTTCATGCAATCAATCGTTTGCACGAGTTATTCACTTTTTTCGAAACAAAATATTTGCCACTTGGGCAAATACTAGTTTCGCAAAACTATAATCCAGACTTTCCAACTCCGATTGTCACATCCACAATTGAAAGGGAACTTTTATTCTTGGTTTCCCACACGGTTCATCACTATGCAATCATTGCACTCGTATTAAAAGATGAGGTAGGTGTAATTCCACCATATTTTGGTTATTCACCTGCTACATTGTATGCAAAATTACAAAGCAAATAA
- a CDS encoding transposase: MVTSKEISKKLNIPYKSAYYLKRRIQIVFSLINEKLQKQLYEELKDHNEKNPIKLSKNGDLREVIKNEPVAVADSVVLYSSSLRANKHRSRRYKTGSSSIYLSNSLGGDQKGVLVHTVGINHGMTFYKSIPLNNQSYLGKDLDEKIPRDTILFTDEGYTFIWDRKNHRMVNHSKRSGDPRYNMSRERWITKEGVSSNGAEARNNILKQSFRSYSYISPKWSQLYLDEMSLLGNVRYSEPLRKLLLGSREVEGKGFVGVRDKDYFTSR, translated from the coding sequence ATGGTTACTTCTAAAGAGATTAGTAAAAAGTTAAATATTCCATACAAGTCAGCATATTACTTAAAGCGTAGAATCCAGATTGTATTTAGCCTTATAAATGAGAAGTTACAGAAACAATTGTATGAAGAGTTAAAAGATCATAATGAGAAAAACCCAATAAAATTAAGCAAAAATGGTGATCTAAGGGAAGTGATTAAGAATGAACCAGTTGCGGTGGCAGATAGCGTAGTGCTCTATAGTTCCAGTTTGAGAGCCAACAAACACCGAAGTAGGCGGTATAAAACTGGCTCCAGTAGCATCTATCTTTCTAATAGTTTGGGAGGAGATCAGAAGGGAGTATTAGTCCACACAGTTGGCATCAATCATGGAATGACTTTTTATAAATCCATACCTTTGAATAATCAGAGTTACTTAGGCAAGGACTTAGATGAGAAGATACCTAGAGATACTATCTTGTTCACAGATGAGGGTTACACATTTATTTGGGACAGGAAGAACCATAGGATGGTGAATCACAGTAAGCGTAGTGGTGATCCTCGTTATAATATGAGCAGAGAGAGGTGGATTACAAAGGAAGGCGTTTCTAGTAATGGTGCAGAAGCTCGTAATAATATTTTGAAGCAAAGTTTTAGAAGCTATAGTTATATAAGTCCTAAGTGGAGTCAGTTGTACCTCGATGAGATGAGTCTGCTGGGAAATGTAAGATATAGTGAACCTTTGAGGAAGCTACTTTTGGGAAGTAGGGAGGTTGAGGGGAAAGGGTTTGTGGGTGTTCGAGATAAGGACTATTTCACCAGTCGATAG